The following nucleotide sequence is from Camelus bactrianus isolate YW-2024 breed Bactrian camel chromosome 19, ASM4877302v1, whole genome shotgun sequence.
TGACTCCCAGTCTCAGGGAGCCCCAGGCTCCGAGAGTTCAGGGGGTCCCTTCACAGCTGATCAggactccctctccctccccaggcccaggccagAGCTGCAGCCAGGATGCCTGCCCTGCCAGCGCAGGAGACCAacgactcccagcctccaggtgAGTGAGTGGCTGGGTGATCCTCCCCGAGAGTGACCTCTCCTGGCTATTTCCGAGTGTCTGCCTCTTGCCAGCCACCGAGCTGTGGGCACAGTGGACCCTCACTAGAACCCTCTGAGGGGGACACTGAGAAAGCTAAGGCTTTGTGAGGGCACCAACTGTGCTGAGTTAGGGCCACCAGGGAAGGCCAGATGTGTGTGGCGGCCCTGGAATTGCTCGTGGCCGGCTTGATTCAGGTCCTGTGGTAGCAAACTTGAACTCAGGATCaactctcctcctcctcaccgtGCAGTTTCCCCAGAGGTGCCCTGAGGTCTGGCCGGGGCCAGGTGAAGTCAGTTGAGTTGAACACCAACGTGTTCACGAGGGACTTGGTGTTCCGGCTGCTCCTGGAGAAAACTGACCATCAGAGGGGAGGACCCCCATCACCAGCGAGCGTTCCTGGGGATGCAGCATGCTCTCGGGGAGATACTGTATTCTTGGGAGTAAACCGCAGTCCCAGGCCCTGTTTCTTAATACAAATGAGTGACCACATGGGAGCCAGGCAGGTTCGGCTAAGCTCATGCCCCACGTAacacctttcttcttccttccttccctttccatcAGTTCTGTACCCAAACCTGGCGGAACTGGAAAATTATATGGGTCTTTCCCTCTCCAGCCAAGAAGTCCAGCAGAACCTGCCTCAGATTCATGAAGGTGCCAGTGTAGGTATTTGTCTCTTGCCTAATGTGAACACAGAATGTCCCAACTGCCCCTCCCTGGTCTTGCTGTTTAAACAGACTGGAATCTCCTCTTTCCCCAGCATTCCTGTGGCTCTGTTCCTTAATGGCACGTTTCATCCTCAGCCTTCATTAAAAGTGCTGTGCGATTTCATGGTTTTCCTCAGGGGCCTTGGGGCTGGAGGGCTACTGCCTGCCCTTTGACCTCTGACCTGCTGACCTGGGCCTTTTTGATGAGAAGGGAGGGCATTGAACCCGGCCTGAGCCTGGGCGCTTGCAATGAAGGGCTGCCTGGGACCTGACAGAAGCTGCGTTGCTGGGCCGGGCCTGGAGGGAGGAGCTTGTCACCCAGCTCCTGTCCCCAAATTAAATAGTAATGCTTGATTCCTGCTCTCCATGTCTTCAGGgagcaaaagaaatcataaagtaGAAATATTCACTTCTGGGAATGTATTCACTTAGAGAAGCAGTCCCAAACCCTCTCCCAGTTAGCTCCAGCATCCCTGCGGGCCACTTGCTAGTGTCCTTGTCCGCCAGCCTCTCCCTGATCCAGTGCAAATCGACTGCACAGTGCAAACGCAGATCTTGCTAAGGCGGCAGGATTTCACAAAGTTGTTGGAAGCGACGATGTGTGCTGCGGCACTGACACAGGAGTGTCTCACCGGAGAAGCGGACAAGGATGAGGGCATGTGGGACCCTGAGAGAAACTGGTGACACCCTGGGGTATTTCTCCAAAATGACCCCCTTGACAGTCGTATAGGGAAGTACACACGTGAAACAAAGTAGGTCATGTTGTATATAGTCCAGTTTTAATTCGGTGATTTAATCCTTCTTTGGTCCAATAATTAAGACAACctaaattttgataaaaatatgacagataaatgtatttttataattaaaaattttaaaattgttttttatttagttttaactttttatttttaggttatcATAGGTTCATAGGAAGTTGTGAAGATAGAGAATTGtattcttcacccagcttgccCAACAGTTCCATTTTATGTAACCACACTATAGTATCAAAACCAGGTCTTTTTCATCGGTACAACGTGTGTCTAAGTTTCTATGTCATTCTCCTGTCTGCAGCCACCAGggcagtcaagatacagaactatgTCATCACTGCAAAAGTCTATTTCTCTTGCTGCCCCATCATAATCATGTCCAGCCCCACCTTACCACCCTCAACTCCTGGCAACTACTAGTGTGCTTTTGTCCCTGTAATTTAATTTTGCCACTTCAGAAGGTTGTGCAAGTGGATTCATAGCGTGTGACCTCTTCAGGTGGGCTCTTTCCACTCCTCCTCATAGCCTGCAGAGCCTTCCAGGCTGTCGCGCGTGTCAGGAgtcctttcttttttatctctGGGTTGTGTTCCATGCTGTGGATGTACCCTAGTTTGTTTAACCTGTTGAGGGACATTTTaattgcttccagtttttgtctGTTACAAACTAAATTATGATGGATGTTTGCATCCAGCTTTTTGTATAGATGTAAGTTTTCGTTTCTCTGGGATGAGTGCTCAGGGGTGCAGTTGCTAGGTAGtggtaaatgtatgtttaactttaaaaaaaaagagaaactgccAAATGTTATTTCCAGAGTGACTGTACCCTTTTACTTTCCTGCTAGCAATGCTTCagtgtttcagtttcttcacatccttgccaacatttggtgttatcactcttttaaattttagttattaTGATAGTGATGTCTTATCACAGtcttagtttgcatttccctaatggctagtgatgaacatcttttcatgagcttatTTACTAGTTGAATAGTTTTGATAAAATGTTTCTTCATGTTGTTTGCTCATTTTCTAAAtggatttttgattttttaagtcATCCTTTGAGCTTTATTCcagagtcctttgtcagatatgtggcttgtaaatatcttctctcagTGTGTAGCTGCTCCCTTCCAAAAATAAACCCTTCTTGAATTAAAATGGTTTCttgcagagcaaaagtttttaactttGACGAGGTCcaatttgttgctttttttttcttttagggatCATGCTTTGGTGTCCTAAGAAACTTCACTGAGCCCTAGGTCCTGgagatttttccttttacttccttCTAAAATTGTTATAGTTTTATGTCTTGCACTTAAAATTATGATtgaatttgagttaatttttgtattagGTCTGAGGTCGGAGTTCATATTTTGCCTGTGGCTGCTCAGTCGCTCCCACatcctttgttgaaaagactgttctttccccactgaattgcTCTTGTGCCTCTGTTAAAAAAGCAGTTGCCTCTACGTGTGTGAGCCTCTTTCTGGATTTCCTCTTCTGTTCTATGATCCAGATGTCTGTCCCTCATCCAGTATcaaactgtcttgattactataactatataataagtcttgaaatttGGTAGTGATTCCTCCTGCTTTACTCTTTTTGTCAGAACAGTTTTAGCTCTTCTagttcctttgtcttttcatACAAAGTTAAATAAACTTCTAAAGGTACCTTGCCTGTATCTACAAAATATCTTGTAgatattttgatagaaattgcattaaatctttATATCAATTTGGGGACAGTTGATAGCTTTACTAtgttcttctgatccatgaatacagaatatctctccatttatttagatgttctttgatatattttatcagtGTTTTGTCATTTCCAGCATACAATCCCTGCATAtgttttgtttgacttttttgtATGTTGGTCTtgtatcctgtgaccttgctgaGCTCACTTATGAGTTCTAGGAACTTATTTGTGTATTCCCTGGAATTTTCTGATGGGTGCCATGCAAACAGGGgccattttatttcttattttccaatctatatgccttttatttccttttattgccCTGGCTAGTTCTTCCACTATATTTAATAgtagtggtgagagtgggcatccttgccttgttccaaATCTTAGGAGggaaagcattcattcattttgatACTTTAAGCTTAATGTTTTTCAAGGCAAAAATCAAATTGAGCCTGTTCCCCCCACACCCCAATTGTTCACTATGTGAtgtgaaatttttctttacttttaagtGTATTTAAAGTGTATTCTCCTGATACCAGTTTGCCTTGGAAAAGGAGGGcccctttcctttttatctgtcctctcttctccccGTGATTTCCTGGCTGTTTTTTATGGGTGTGGACTTTGACGCCCCCTAGTGGTTTCATGGAGCCATGTGTGTGTGGAGACACATGTGGtctggggtgggctggggcccAGGGTCCACTCCATTCTCCTTTCCCCATCTCTTCTTCTGCCCCAGAGACCCTTGAGGCACAAGGCCCCAGGGGCCAAGCCGACCCCCTGCTCCTCTGTTGTCTGCAGACGACGGGTCAGGTGGTGGCGCCGGTGTCCGGAAACAGCTTGGGCGTGCTGCGTGCGGAGATCAAGCCCGGGGTGCGTGAGATCCACCTGTGCAAGGACGAGCGTGGCAAGACGGGGCTGCGGCTGCGGGCCATCgacaaggtggggctgggggcccagcGGGAGAGGAGGGTTCTGTCAGAGGGCGAGCGCGTGTGCTGCAGCGCTCGGCCGCATCGCAGCTTCCCACGCTCACTCCCTCGCTGGTGTCTGGGGTTCTGGACGCGTCACCAGGTCGAGAAGTGGGCAGCCTGGGGAGCCCCGTCCAACCCTGTAAGGAAGGTGTCCGGCGGGCTGGGAGTGGAGGCCCACCTAACCCCCAAGGCCAGGCCCTTCCTCTCAGTCCCCTCCCGCAAGGCCTAAGGGCTGGCGCTTCTTTGCCCTAGGgaccctccacctgcccctccgTGGGCTCAGCTCAGAGCCTGCCTTCCTCCCTAGCCCCGGTCACAGGGGTCTGGCTTCTGGCCGGCAGTCTACAGACAGTGGAAGCCAGGGGCGCCAGATGCTGTTGTGAGAGACCTTGCATTCCAGTGGTTGGGGGTGCAGCCTCCAGTCCGGGTTGAATTCCTGACTCTGCTGCTTCCTAGCTGCGTGGCCTGGAGTGTTTCCTCACCAGGAATATGGGGTGGCCTGGTCCTGTGGTGCAGAACTTTATTTCCATACCCTGTAGGCTCCAGGAGAATCAGGAGGCAAACAGCAGCTTGGAGGAGGGACATGGGCTCAGGGTGGACCAGGGGAGCTGACTGTGGGGCCTACCTCCCCCAGGGGCTCTTTGTGCAGCTGGTCCAGGCCAACACCCCCGCGTCCCTGGTGGGGCTGCGCTTTGGGGACCAGATCCTGCAGATTGATGGGCGGGACTGTGCTGGCTGGAGCACTGACAAAGCCCACAGTGTGTTGAAGAGGGCATCAGCCGAGAAGATCGTCATGGTCGTTAGGGACAGGTGAGTAGCCAGGTCCCAGGATCCTCTCTGTCTGCCCCCGGGCACGCCCCAGATCCAGCTCActgtccctccctgccaggccatTCCAGCGGACCGTCACCATGCACAAGGACAGCACTGGCCACGTGGGCTTTGTCATCAAGAAGGGGAAGGTCGTCTCTTTGGTCAAAGGGAGCTCTGCGGCCCGCAATGGGCTCCTCACCAACCACTACGTGTGCGAGGTGAACGGGCAGAACGTCATCGGGCTGAAGGTAGGCGTCGGTGGGCTCTGTCCCCGGAGTGTTAGGGGCTGGGAGACTGCCGGGCTGCAGGAAGATTCGAGTCTGTGGGGGCCTgctgcccccgccccagcctcagtttctcatcctAAGGCTGCTGCAGGGATTCAGCGAAACTAGGTACATTGAGGTCCACGCACAGTGCAGGCATGAGGtcggtgctcagtaaatgtcagctgTTGTTAGTTACACACGGAGGCCAGAGCTGTGACAGGGGTGTGTGATGGCGTTTGTGAGGACACGGGTCCCGGGGGGCTTCTGGCTGTGTGGATACCTCCCTACTCTGTGTGGCACCTCTGTTTGCATCTTGGATCACATTCAGTGATGGGGATATTTCAGAAAACTACTATTCAGGACTGTATTTCTTCCCTGTCCCCCTACACCGAGGAGGTGTGTGTGGTAGGCTTTATCCTTAAACACAAGAAGGAGCAAGTGGTCCAGGCCAGTGCTGTGACATGGACTGAGGGGTAGGTGCCTTCAGTCCATGGAGGAGGATGAGTCACGTGGCTTTGGGTCCCTGGATAAGTGAGAGTGATTTATCCTGACTTGGTGCCGCTGGGACCAAGAGTGGTTCTTAATCCCAGTTGTGAGTTTGAGTTGgggtcccttcccttccttcagcCAGGGCTTCAGGGCTCACAAGGCAGGGCTCCCTGGTGGAGGTGTCGTAGGCAGTGGCATCTCACTTGACAGATGGCAGTCTTTTAAGCCAGTTCTCCTCCCCTCACAAGAGTCATCAGCAGGCCATTCATGTGTATCTGCTTCCCTGTGCTGGACGGTCTCCCCACCTTCCCTGGAGGCTTGTTCTAGTGGCTCATGAGCATGGTGATCAGGAAGTTCTTCCTAATGTCTGTCTAAGATCCCTCCTGCTGCAGCCTCCCCTTCCTCTGGGACCAGGCATGATAATCTGAAGGAAACACATTATACTAGGAAGCTGAGTGCAGTAATGCCGATTCTGAGTAACTGGCTCCATCAGATGTTAGTAAATTCACTCCTTTCAAAGCAGGACAGTTCTTTCCTCTTAAGATTTCTGAAGAGCATTCATTCTAAAAGGTGCTGCAGATTCTCTCATCCTCAGTGGTGGCTCAAGGCATCACTGTGATCTTATCAGTTACCCTGCCCAAACCATGGTGGTGTAAGGCTCTTGGGAATGAGTCTGCCCCTTTGCTGAATGGCCCCAGAGAGTACCCTTCTTGAggtcatttttatcttttcaaacatCTCTCTGTTTCCACCCTGTTGCCATCACTAGTCCTGTGGATCACATCTTCTCCCATTTATCCTGGAACTAAGAAAATGCATAACCCAGTTAGAGACCCGCAATGGCCATAGCATCAGTCTTTGGACTGTTTGGCACATGCTGTGCAAAGACTTCATTTGTTGTTCTGCCTGTGATCTGAATGGCATCTGCAGGCAGGCCTCTCTTTTAACTGGTCAACAAGATGTAAGAGGAATGGGAACCCCGTGGGCTTGGCTCAGGCTGGCTGGCTGCCAGGAGCCCAGTGGGGGTGTGGCTGAGCCTGGGAGATGGCTTGGACGATGTGTGCTTGGTGAGATTCCCAGGCtctctgggggaaggggaggagagtcACGTTTGTGAGGCCCTATCAAGGTGAGGGTGCGAATGGCGTGCTCACTTTACCGAGAGATCCTCGGGTGGGAGGCCCATGTTCTGGCCCAAGCAGGGCCTCACGTGGGGGCCTGCCACCCTCACCTGAGAGGCAGCTCTGTCCCTGCCGTCTTCCAGCAGGGGCCACGCTGACTTCCTCACAGAGGTGCCCGCAGAGTTGCCCCTGGCCCCCAGGGTGACCACTCACTCAATCTTCTCCAGGACAAAAAAGTTACGGAGATTCTGGCCACAGCTGGGAATGTCATCACCCTGACCATCATCCCCACAGTGATCTACGAGCACATGGTCAAAAAGTAAGCCTGCTCCCCTCCCACCTTTCCCTCATCGCCCCGCCTCCCGGCCACCTGGCTTCCTTGAGGCTTGTGCCCTCCGCTCTCCTCCCTTCGCCTCCCTTCAAGGTGGTCAGTGGCGTCTGATGATCTGAAAGTCTTAGGAATGGAAGTGAGGGCCCACAGGGCAGCacaggccgggggcggggccggagcCGGGGAGGAGGAGCTGCCAGTTTTGGCGATGGGCATTGTCGCTGTATCCAGGTTGTCCCCGACGCTGCTCCACCACACCATGGACCACTCTATCCCGGAAGTCTGAAGCCGCAGGAGGGCAGCTCCGCCCTCCTCGCCTCCTGCAGGGAAGGGAGAGTCCTCGGTGACAGGCTGCTTGCGGAGGCCTGCCCCCTGGGGGCGGGGCTGTCTCTAGGCGGGTGTGTTCCAGGTGGGTCTGTCATTCAtacacactggcctccttgggCTAAGGGGActaaggcggggggtgggggcccaCTGGCAGCGGGTCTCTGTGCCGGTTTAAATGCTGGGCGTGTAGGCAGGCCGGCCACTCTCCGAAAGTTGCATCTGGGTCTCTTTCAAGATTTTGCCTCTACCAGAAAAAACAGTTCCATGTTTTGAGAGAACAAATACATGCTTTGTGAGAATTGTTTTTCCTTTACTTGCTCTTTGTCACAAACTGTATATAGTCATAACCCTTCACTGTCTTTTGAACAGAGATTTGATTTTAAATGAAATCCCTTTCTCAGAAGTAATTGAAATTCCAGAATCCTCGGTCCCAAAATATGCCAGAGCTGGTTTTCTTTCAAGCTGTGGTGAGACCAAGGCCTTTCTACGCATTGCCTCTGAGAGCAGTGATTTGGCTTTGCCGCTGTCACACGGCCCCTGCCAGTCTGAGGCAGGGGTGACTAGAGGGGAGACGTGGTGGGACTCTGGAAGGGGGCAGTGGCTTTAGAGCACCCCTGCTCAGCGACGGTGGCCGCTTCCGCACCTGCAGGATAGGTGTGAGAACACGTCAGGGGGGCTGGAGAGGGTGGAATATGATGCACTTACAGAATCTAGCGAGTCTGACACTTGGGGGGGGGCAAGTGACCCCCAAGAAGGGAGTCAGAGGCACGGCAGAGCTGAACCCTCAACCTCAGAAGAGATCTCTGCCTGCTCGGCTTTTGCCCATGTGCCTGTGATGACTCATGCAGGTGTGGACAGTTTGAGCCTCCGtcatgcccccaccccccaaaaaagacacgATATAAAGAAAACAGGCCAAGGGTCTTGTTGTGTTTTCATGCTTTAATTCAGAGCTGTCGGCTGCAGGTACAACTCTGTCTGAACAAAAGGACCAAGGAGACAAAAGTGaagacccctccccacctcccaccttccTGTATCCCCTGAATTCTCTGTTAAGGGCATGGCCGAATATGATTGCACACTGTAAGTTGTTTGCGCTGAGAGGGGTCATGAATTCACCGGGCAGAGGCCCCTCCGCAGGCCTTGGCCCCAGGACCTTGTCATTTGTGCACCCCTCCCCGAGGAGCTGCCAGATACCCCTGTGCTAGTGGCGACTGGGAAGGGTGTTCAGTAAAAAGCTAAGTTATCCCGTTGGGAGATATTTGGAATAAACTCCACTTGAGGCTAGCTCTCTGGGCAGAGTCCCGGCCCCCAGCTCTGATTCCTGCTTGAGCCTGGACCAGAGGAGCAGTCAGGTAGCTCCAGCCTGGGCCCCGCAACTTAGGAGAAGCCACTTCTGGCAGCGAGGCTCCAAAGGACCAGCAGTTCCAGAAGCTGATTCCTGGGAACATTGTCCCTCAGGATCTAATCAGCTCCagccagaggctggggagaggggaggccccAAAGATTTCTGCTCCAGAAGCGGAGGGCAGGAGGAAAGGTCACAGCCCACAGGAGGAGGTATcaagcaggaaggaagagggaaccTTGGAGGGTGAGCACTCAGCAGGGGGGCCCCGGCCTTGCCCTCCAGCCCCACGTTCGGAGCCCTGCGGTCAGGGCTGGGCAGCGCCGCCCCTTTTGCATAGATGCGGGATTCTGAGCACACAAGCGCAAACACGCGCGGGCCGGCGGCCCAGCGTCTGTCCCAGGCCTGGGACAGCGGCCGCCTCCTCCACTGACAAGAGGCAAAGCCCATGGAAAGCCCCACCAAAGCCCCCAAAAGAGAGGACCCCCTGTGCTGTGGCCTGGGGCCCCTATGATCAAACAGGCAGGTCTCGGGGGCCAGAGCAGCAGCAGAGGGTGGCCCCGGCCCCACTCACCTCATCCACAGGCCTCGGGGTCCGTGCTCTTCACAAGTGGCTCCTCCAGCATCAGAGACAG
It contains:
- the SDCBP2 gene encoding syntenin-2 isoform X2, whose protein sequence is MSTLYPSLEDLKVDQAMQAQARAAARMPALPAQETNDSQPPVLYPNLAELENYMGLSLSSQEVQQNLPQIHEGASTTGQVVAPVSGNSLGVLRAEIKPGVREIHLCKDERGKTGLRLRAIDKGLFVQLVQANTPASLVGLRFGDQILQIDGRDCAGWSTDKAHSVLKRASAEKIVMVVRDRPFQRTVTMHKDSTGHVGFVIKKGKVVSLVKGSSAARNGLLTNHYVCEVNGQNVIGLKDKKVTEILATAGNVITLTIIPTVIYEHMVKKLSPTLLHHTMDHSIPEV
- the SDCBP2 gene encoding syntenin-2 isoform X1, which codes for MAGACIHKKKQVFQGANMSTLYPSLEDLKVDQAMQAQARAAARMPALPAQETNDSQPPVLYPNLAELENYMGLSLSSQEVQQNLPQIHEGASTTGQVVAPVSGNSLGVLRAEIKPGVREIHLCKDERGKTGLRLRAIDKGLFVQLVQANTPASLVGLRFGDQILQIDGRDCAGWSTDKAHSVLKRASAEKIVMVVRDRPFQRTVTMHKDSTGHVGFVIKKGKVVSLVKGSSAARNGLLTNHYVCEVNGQNVIGLKDKKVTEILATAGNVITLTIIPTVIYEHMVKKLSPTLLHHTMDHSIPEV